From Impatiens glandulifera chromosome 7, dImpGla2.1, whole genome shotgun sequence:
TAACCCAAGTCGTCATTGCATTTCTGGAAGAAATCAGCGATCTTGTCTCCAGCTTGATCTTTTGTATCGGCGATGCATCGGTAAAGCTCTCCATTCCGGTGCCTTCCCGTCTGTGTCGCGATCCATCTTATCTTTCTCCATAGTTTGTATTTCTCGATCAATACATGCATTTTCTTGATCTCCACCGCTTCTTCTCTGTCCTTGGATTTCTCCGGATCAAAGAATCCGGCGACAACCACAAGATTGGTCGAGCTATTCAATCGTTTGGTCAACCCGGATACGTTCCTCACTATGTCCAATCTGGCCATGGAGAACAAAATAGGCTTTTCCCTTTCTTTCAAATAACCTATGTGTTGATCGTTCTCCACATTACCAAAGAGTAGTACAAGGGAAGTAGATGGATTGATTAGCTCCGAGAGAGACAATATTGAACTTTGGATCGAACACGTTTATGCCCGACAATACTCGATTAAGCCCACATTCATTTGTACAACCTTACAAACATACATTCCGCAACTAACATCGTTAGAGTAGACATTGATTATTCTTTCATCAAGATTTTGATCTTCAAATCGATTATGATCTTCACATTGAACTTGATTCGTTTCCTCGTCATCATTGTTCTTGATCTTTTTCGCTAATCTTGCGAACTTCTTTCTCCTCTATCTTTTTGTCACCATTCTTGATTGTATCATGACCCATATCTTCAACAATGAAAAATCTCCCAATTATGTGCATTCAACTAattcatctttcatttatttcacttcatcaatagtaataataaaataaagccCTCCGTCAATGGCTCCTTCGGCCACCGATAGAGGTAGCGGAAAACTCTCCAAGATCGTTAACCttgaagctctgataccatgttaaaatcttgaagaagaagtggaaatataatttgtattatcgAAAGTTGTTTTCAAACAATCACATATCTCCCTTATATAGGAGTTCAATACTAACTACTTAACTAAACTAACTAATCaattactaactaattaacggtttaataaaccattagttattatttttacagaGATTAGGGATGACAAGGTCAAAAGGCTACACCTGTTTGagtttaaaaagattaaaagagTGAAATCTCTTTgtttataagtaattttttttcttagtaaATTTGAACAGAATACTTTTAAGAAACAATtagttgtttgttttaattcttattattaaaattttaattcataaaatataatcttttattgatatttgattagtttgtttctaaataatgcattaggaaaaataattaggaaaaatacaatttaaatataaaataaaatttaaaagaaatatattagtttctacggatatttttatataaaaacattcaaCGAATATTTCTACGGAAAATTTTCAATGAAATAATTTGTCGAAAATTTCACAACCGAATTAATACCGACGTAATACCGAcgtttataatacaaataaaaaatatttcactaaTTCTATATTCAGTAGGGAATATatattctctatatatatatattagattagtTTGGGttgaattcattttatatatataatacaggtatttattttatatatattataagaataatgAGTACTTTCAaacctttaaaaataatatcaattaaatatagtttttatgaattatttgtgtatatatttataaagataattaGTTGTacgttttaaaatattagtataaagaaaaaaaaaagtataaggtgtgttaaatagttttaatattttattattatgattattaaatatttaatatataggttcattattaaaaaaatatattatattgatttaaaatattagtgTAATTATTGATtgttttatcataaaatataatatttttttaagtcaaacactaatttttattataaaaaaaacaaacgtGTCACATTTGTAAGccaaataaatgaacaaaaaaaagttaaaggaGGAATTCAACACAAACGGTGGCCCCTTTTTCTCTCTAATCTATAAGAAAGTTCCATTTAGATCGCATCATCGCCTGTCCTAAGTCCAACCCTAACCCCGCTTGGATCGcatcataaaaaaaatcccatccatcattcttcttcttcgtccTCAATAATGTCGCAACAGCAAAGGCAACAAGGTCAACAACAacaaggaggaggaggaggccaAATGATGAACAGGGATCGTCCAAGGTCCCAACAGATGATTCAGGTCGCTGCCGCCGTCGCAGCCGGCGGATCCCTTCTTGTACTCTCCGCCCTCATGTTAGCCGGAACCGTCGTCGCCCTAACACTTGCCACGCCACTGGTTGTAATATTCAGCCCTGTTCTTGTTCCTGCAACGATAACTGCCTTTTTAATCATGCTGGGATTCGTTGCATCTTGTGGATTCGGCATGGCGGCTTTGGCTGTTCTATCGTGGATGTATAAATACATCAATGGACAACATCCTCCAGGTGCGGATCAACTTGATAATGCTAGAATGAAGTTGGCTGGAAAGGCTAGGGAGATGAAGGAACGGGCGGAGCAGTTCAGGCAACAACATATTACCGGATCTCAACAGGTTTCGTAAAACTAATTCATTGATCATTTACCGGGAATTTAagtaagaagaaaaataataaatcgaTCATGTCGGAAAGAAACCTACCACCCATGTCGACGTGGTTTTTAGATTAACAATATCTTGTCTTTATTAGTAGAATAACGTTTCAAAAAACgtgtttttaatttgtttttgtttttttattttaatttaatttctatttctatttctaCATGCAATTTTTGCATGACAATACGTTACGTACATTGAGGAGATTGATCAATTTTGGTATAACTTGAAGCGGTTAAGTTGTTTCttgttgtttatatatatatgtatatatataatgcacAAAACTtcaaacttttgtatttttcaattttttaagaGGAAGAAGAATACTTCTT
This genomic window contains:
- the LOC124909716 gene encoding oleosin L-like, coding for MSQQQRQQGQQQQGGGGGQMMNRDRPRSQQMIQVAAAVAAGGSLLVLSALMLAGTVVALTLATPLVVIFSPVLVPATITAFLIMLGFVASCGFGMAALAVLSWMYKYINGQHPPGADQLDNARMKLAGKAREMKERAEQFRQQHITGSQQVS